ATCTGCCTCCACAGCACCACCCTGTGGCCAATCTCCATCTGGCCAAGTCAGTCCCCTTCTTAGTGCCCTTCCACCGATTTCCACCAGATTCTGTAAAATCAAATATAAACTCCATAGCACACACTCTAGGCCCTCCATAATTGGACTTGATTGCTTCTCCAGCATTGCCGCTGGCTCCTCCCTGGCTCACTCTTAGCAGTACCGAAACATGGAGTCTTTGACAGTTCCCTGCACACACTTGGTCCAGGACACCTTTCCTGACTTCTTCTCGTGGGCACCTCTTACAACCGTGTATTCACAAAAATACATTGTTAAGTGATGAAAACGTCAGATCCTCTCTGCCCAAAATCTCCCATGACTCCCATTTCACCCAGAGAAAGCTTAAGTCCCTACCATGGTATATAGGCCCTTACACGTGAAACTTCTGGACCAAAGATTATGGAACCTACATATTGCAATGTTGCTTTTCCCCATAGAGTATGCCATGTTACACTCCCATAGTGGGTTAGAGTGTACTCCTGTAAACCAGCAATGAGTgctatcaattttaaaatttttgctaaaTTGTTAGATAGTAACttattgatgtttttatttgcatttagaGGATTACTTATAAGGTAGACTCTTTTTCCATATTGGTTAACCagttatattttctcatttggaaaagaCATAAAAGTATGGccgagcacagtgactcacacctgtaatcccagccctttcagaggctgaggcgggaggatcacttgagcccaggagttcgagaatagcctgggcaacataggaagaccctgtctctacaaaaaatacaaacattagctgggcatggtggcacacacctgtagttccagcgacctgggaggattgtttgagccaggaggtcaaggctacagtgagctgtgatcgcaccactgcactccagcctgggtgacaaagcaagaccctgtctcaaaaaaaaaaagggacgagttttttttaatgtatcaatcttttattttttatttatttatttatttatttttgagacgaagtctcgctccatcgcccaggctggagtgcagtggcgcaatctcagctcactgcaagctccacctcctgggttcatgccattgtcctgcctcagcctcccaagtagctgagactacaggcacccgccaccacgcctggctaattttttgtattttcttttagtagagacagggtttcaccatgtttgccaagctggtcgtgaactcctgacctcatgatccacccgcctcaggttcccaaagtgctaggattacaggcgtgaaacaccgcgcccggcctaacgtATCAATCTTGATATTCTCCCTCCTCTGTCCTATTTCCTCCCCTGTCACCTGcagtctttctttccttcagttccttctcatttttctgtCACATCATTTCTCTACCAGCAACCATTGAAAAATAACTCCACATctgtacctactgtgtgccatgcAATTTCCTAAGTACTTTGCCTGCACTGATGCTAATTCTACCAAGGTAGTCACTGtttccatttgacagatgaggagctggagacccagagagAATAAGTAATTAGCCCAAGGAACAGACTAAGCATTATCGTCTCTTCCTTCCTGCACCACAATGCATCCCAGTTCATCTGTCCATATCTATCTTTGTCAACTAaggtttatctttttctcttccccattTTCTCCCCTGAGGAGTCTTTATTGTCTTTGATGCTCCATTTTAAATTAtccatgtttctttctcttggtttctcGTCAGATCTCTCTGGGTTCCTTCCTCCTCCCATGCCTCCTTCCTCTTAGCAAACCCACTTACTATGGAAAGCTTATCTctgtcctcctcttcccctccatgCGGCAGTCTTCGGCCTAATCCTGGTGAAATAAACACTGCAGTACAGGCCTGGCAAAGGAGTGGGGAGTAGGgaagagtcagagaaggagaggccaggcatggtggctcacacctgtaatctcagcattttgtgaggccgaggctggcggatcacctcaggtcaggagttcaagatcagcctggccaacagggtgaaaccccgtctctactaataatacaaaaattagccgggcgtagtggcaggcacctgtaatcccagctactcgggaggctgaggcagaagaatcacttgaacccgggaggcagaggttgcagtgagccaagattgcactattgcactccagcctgggcaacaagagtgaaactctgtctcaaaaaaaaaagagaaggaactgGCAGTGTGGGGAGCAGGACAGGAAGACTGTTTTCGTGAGGTGAAGGCCAGGAATGTGACTTTTGGGGCACGAGGGCACATGTGAGCATATGGGTAAGTATGTGTTGGGGGCTACCAAGGATTTGGGGCTTTTGTGAGTAAGAAGATTACATGGGTTTGAAAAAGAGATtggagggccaggcgcagtgactcacgcctgtaatcctagcactttaggaggctggggtgggaggatcgcttgagcccaggaatttaagaccagcttggggccgggagcggtggtggctcatgcctgtaatcccagcactttgggaggccgaggagggcctCCCAAaagggaggtcaggagttcgagaccagcctggccaacatagtgaaaccccgtctctactaaaaatgcaaaaaattagctaggcatagtgatgggcgcctgtaatcccagctacttggaaggctgaggcagaatgttgcagtgagccaaaaaaaagaccagcttgggcaacatagtgatgagaccttctctctacaaaaaatttaaaaattagccaggcacggtggcgggcgcctgtggtcccagccactcgggaggctgaggtgggaagatcacctgagcccaggaagtcaaagctatagtgagctgtgatcaggccactgcactccagcctgggcaacacagcaagaccctgtctaaaaaaaagaaagaaaggaaaaaagagaaaaaggaaggccgggcgcggtggctcaagcctgtaatcccagcactttgggaggctgaggcgggcggatcacaaggtcaggagatcgagaccacagtgaaaccccgtctctactaaaaatacaaaaaattagccaggcgcggtggcgggcgcctgtagtcctagctactcaggaggctgaggcaggagaatggcgtgaacccaggaggcggagcttgcagtgagccgagatcgcgccactgcactccagcctgggcaacagcgtgagactccgtctcaaaaaaaaaaaaagaaagaaaaaggaaaagagattggGAAACATGACGATCTCAGATGGGACTTGAGTCTCAGAGAAGCAGTATGTGTGGGTCCCAGCAGGCAGCAAAGACTAACAGGAGGAGACCCCCAGACAGATGGAAACAGCGCAGGGTCTGAGATCGGACCAAATCCACAAAGCCTCCAGAGGTAAATTTGGCCCCCATTCTCCCCCACATCATAGTTAAGTGATATCCCCTCACAATGTCCCCACCTCCCCCAGGTCCCAGTCACACAGCAGGAGCCTGTGGCCAGCATAACGCAGGACTGGAGGGGCGCTAAGATCCAGGACACTAAGGCAGGCCTGGCGCCGGGACTCCCTGTGGTCTGGACAGTGAGGGCGGTGAAAGGGATCTGGACACCTTCCTCCCCTGGGCTCACTTTGATTTCACCCCTGCCAGGGTTTGTGAGCTGGTTCCATGCACTTCCTGCCTGAGCAGGAGCAGCACACTGAATGACTGTCCCATCCCCCACCTTCCCCACACCGACACAGGCTCACTATTATCACCCATTATTATCAGACACTCCTatccctgccctctccccagcACACTTTGCAGAAAGGTGTGTGGATATAAATCACTGCCCAGAGCAACCTGAACTAAGAACCAGCCCCAGCCCTACACTTGTTCTTTCAGGAAACCCTCCCAGCAGCAGCCTCCCTATTGGCCCCATTGGCCCTCCTTGTCCTCCCTACCAGAGCACAGAGGGACTGAGGGTTCCTTACCAAGATGCCTCTACAACCCCCACAGCCCACGGCCCGCTCATGCTGATTGTCATTTTTAAGTTTATGCCCAAAACCCAGCCAACCTGGTTCATGCTTAAGCCCTAGACCACACAGGAAATCCACAGAGCCACACAACCGAGGCCTCTCCACTTCCCTGGCAGAGCTCCAGGACCCAGAAGCCTGGGGAGTCAGCCTGGGCCATGACCAGGCCCTCAGGGATAAGGCAGGGGCTCCTCTCTGCTCCACCTCTCCCActtgtctggggaggcctcaaagtTAGAagcccccttcccgagttctgATGCACCTAGGCCCTTTCCCCCCAGCTTTCTCTCTTTGCTCCTGCAGTGGGCAGCCGGGTGAGCCAGGAGCTGCATTACACCAAGGAGAAGCTGGGGGAGGAGGCTGCATACACCTCTCAGATGCTGATACAGACCGCACGGCAGGAGGGAGAGAACATCCTCACGCCCGAAGCACTTGGCCTCCACCTCCAGGCAGCCCTCACTGCCAGTAAAGTCCAAGTATCACTCTATGGGAAGTGAGTCTGGCTGAGcccctgagcagctggggttGAGGCTTGCTGTGGGGGTTCTGGAGTGGGAATCCCCCTCTTCTGCTGATCTCCTATGCCCCTGGCTATTGCAGGTCCTGGGATTTGAACAAAATCTGCTACAAGTCAGGAGTTCCCCTTATTGAAAATGGAATGATTGAGCGGGTAAGTGTCCTGAGAGGGAATAGAGGCAGAACCTTTTCTGTGGCGTGGAAGGACTCAGAGAGACCGAGCAAGCTCCACAGCCTGCAATCCGCCCCCTTAAAACTAAGGAGGGGGATTGCAGAGGGCATCCTACAAAGGTTGTGGGGCAGGACTGATGTGGCCCGGGGTATCCCTGGCAGATGATTGAGAAGCTGTTTCCGTGCGTGATCCTCACTCCCCTCGACTGCTTCTGGGAGGGAGCCAAACTCCAAGGGGGCTCCGCCTACCTGCCGTGAGTGCCACTCCTGGGGCCCTGCTTCATCTCCCGCTGGGGACTCTCCCAGCAGAAAGGAGGGGTTGGGGGAATGAGGATGATCAAAACCTTACCAAGGTCCTAAGTGCTCCCAGGCCAGCAACAGAGAGCACGGGCTTCCCCAGGGCTCTCTCAACatcccccttctccttccctctgaaGGAAGGAAGACCTGACTTATTTACACAAAACTAAACACAAAGATCTGTAAGATCtgagcaaaggagaaaaagatcCCCAGAAAGAGGCTTTGTTGGGGGGAATTACCTAGGTGTTTGCTAagctgttgcccaggccagaaagAAAACCTGCTACAGGCGTGTGCCTGCTGGTTATATATTAGAACCAAGCACACAGCTTGGTAAGGGACTCAGTGGGGCCTTTCTAGGCCCTTTCTGTGTATTAGGTAACCCTGCCCTGATATCCGTCTCAGCCCCTTGTACTCATCTACCGCTCACTGTGGCACCCTGGTGGGCCCATGCTGCCTGGCAGTTCTGAGAAGCTGAGGCTTGCACACCCTCCATATGGAGGGACAAATGGGCAGATAAGAGGAGGGTGGGGTACAGCATGGGGCCCCAGCAGCAGTTTGGAGCCTGGGTTTTCATCCCTGACCCTCACCAACTATGGGCTCTTCCCTCAGCGGCCGTCCGGATATCCAGTGGACCAACCTGGATCCAGAGCAGCTGCTGGAGGAGCTGGGTCCCTTTGCCTCCCTTGAGGGCTTCCGGGAGCTGCTAGACAAGGCACAGGTGGGCCAGGCCTACGTGGGGCGGCCCTGTCTACACCCTGATGACCTCCACTGCCCACCTAGTGCCCCCAACCATCACAGCAGGCAGGTGGGTTCCAACCAGGTCTGCCAGGGAAAGACTGTTTTCCTTCCCTCATACACTCCTATGTTCCGGGGAAGCTGACTGCTCTGTGCCCTGACCCTCACTTCCTGGCATTACCCTGCTCCCGCAGTGCCAGGCCCCCAGTGTTCCATTCCCATTCAGTTATCCTACGGAGCCCTCACGTGGTATATGaatccctttttccttttctgagccTAGATAAGGCTggacttttttaaattttatttatttatttattttttgagtctcactctgtcgtccaggctggagtacagtagctggatcttggttcaagcaattctcctgcctcagcctcctgagtagctgggattacaggtgcccaccaccatgcctggctaatttttgttagcCCGccccaagggctgggattacaggcgtgagccactgcgctggccaaGGCTGGACTTTTTGtcaaaatagactaatacagggaAACTAAGAACACAGTAGGTAAGCATGAATATCATACCTGGTCTCCCTGGTTTCTTTATGGCCCTGCCAATGTGGTACTTTTCCCAGAATCCGCCAGTTACACCAGCTTCTCCCAGAAGCCTACTTCCAGGCCTCTACTCCCCCTTCGGGCTTCCTGTCTTCGGGATACTAGCTGTTCACTTCTGCAGAGCAGTCAAGAGGCTCAGAATAGTTACCTACACTCCAGGCCCACGGAGCTCCATGGTGGCTTGGTTCCTGGAGGTGGAAGCCCAGGGACACTCAGTTATCCGCAGCCAGGGCCTTGAGCATTAACCCCTCCTTTTCCCCTCCAGGCTCCCAACGTGGCTCACGAGCTGAGCGGGGGCTGCCATGGCTTCTCCCACAAATTCATGCACTGGCAGGAGGAATTGCTGCTGGGAGGCATGGCCAGAGACCCCCAGGGACAGCTGCTGAGGTAGGGTCTCCTCTGGGAGGTGATGAGGGGACTCCGTGCATGAGAACCCATACTGTAATGCCAGGCAGCTCTGGCAAAAGGCCCTGCACATCCCTCACCAGGTGTTTGGGCCAGCTCTGACCCCTGGTTCTCCCGCACCCCCACCAGGGCAGAGGCCCTGCAAAGCACCTTCTTGCTGATGAGTCCCCGCCAACTATACGAGCATTTCCGGGGTGACTATCAGACGCATGACATTGGCTGGAGTGAGGAACAGGCTGGCACAGTGCTACAAGCCTGGCAGCGGCGCTTTGTGCAGGTCGGTATGGACAAGGACAAGGTGGGTGCCCTGAGgccactccctcctcctgccccctccaATCTACCCTGTTTCTCCAGCTGGCCCAGGAGGCCCTGCCTGAGAACGCTTCCCAGCAGATCCACGCCTTCTCCTCCACCACCCTGGACGACATCCTGCATGCGTTCTCTGAAGTCAGCGCTGCCCGTGTGGTGGGAGGCTATCTGCTCATGGTGGGTTTTGCACCTGGCACCTTGCCCCACTCCACCTCCAGCCAGTGCCCACCCTGGGAGCCCCTGTCTGAGACTGCCCTTTCTCCCCACAGCTGGCCTATGCCTGTGTGACAATGCTACGGTGGGACTGTGCCCAGTCCCAGGGTGCTGTGGGCCTTGCCGGGGTACTGCTGGTGGCCCTGGCGGTGGCCTCAGGCCTTGGGCTCTGTGCCCTGCTCGGCATCACCTTCAATGCTGCCACTACCCAGGTACGCCTGGACTGCAGGGCAGATTCAGTGCCAGTCACCAGGCTTCACGGGTCCTCAGCTGCCCGCTCCTCTGCCCCTCTAGGTGCTGCCCTTCTTGGCTCTGGGAATCGGCGTGGATGATGTATTCCTGCTGGCGCACGCCTTCACAGAGGCTCTGCCTGGCACCCCTCTCCAGGTGGGGCCTCGTCCCCCAGGGCTCATCTGAGGCAGCTCAGCTTACTGGTTAAGAGCCTCTTGGTTCAAGTGACCCTGGGCTGCTAATGAACCTCAGTGCCTCTTGTCCCCATCTGTAAACAGGGGAAATAATAGTACTGTGTCCTAAGTTGTGTTTGGATCAGTGAGGTAACTCAAGCTGAATGCTTAGAACACCCCATCACACGTACATGGTACCCAGTAAATGCTAGCTGCTATGTTATGACTGCCCCACCTCTGCACCCCAAGTTCCTGAGCCTCCCCTTCACTCCACCTTGACACAGCCCCTCCTTTGTGACCTGAGGGCAGGTCCCCACTCTGTCCTGGCAGGAGCGCATGGGCGAGTGTCTGCAGCGCACGGGCACCAGTGTTGTACTCACATCCATCAACAACATGGCCGCCTTCCTCATGGCTGCCCTCGTTCCCATCCCCGCGCTGCGAGCCTTCTCCCTACAGGTGAGGCTGCTTACACGGGCGGCTCAGGGTGGGTGTGGGGCTGAGGCCAAGCTTCATCCAGCCTTCATGCCCCTCCTGTCCGTCCCCCAGGCGGCCATAGTGGTTGGCTGCACCTTTGTAGCCGTGATGCTTGTCTTCCCAGCCATCCTCAGCCTGGACCTACGGCGGCGCCACTGCCAGCGCCTCGATGTGCTCTGCTGCTTCTCCAGGTACTGCCTGCaccccagccccttcctcccGTGACCCACGCCAGCCTGTCCCCTCACCAGCATTTCAAGGCACAGACCTGTCATCCACTCTCTACTTCTTCCAGTCCCTGCTCTGCTCGGGTGATTCAGATCCTGCCCCAGGAGCTAGAGGACGAGACGGTTCCAGTGGGCATTGCCCACCTCACTGCCACAGTTCAAGCCTTTACACACTGTGAAGCCAGCAGCCAGCATGTGGTCACCATCCTGCCTCCCCAAGCCCACCTGGTGCCCCCACCTTCCGACCCACTGGGCTCTGAGGTCTTCAGCCCTGGAGGGTCCACACGGGACCTTCTAGGCCAGGAGGAGGAGACAAGGCAGAAGGCAGCCTGCAAGTCCCTGCCCTGTGCCCGCTGGAATCTTGCCCATTTTGCCCGCTACCAGTTTGCCCCCTTGCTGCTGCAGTCACATGCCAAGGTAAGACTGGGCCGAGCAGGGCAGAGACTTAGCATCTGTGGGTCCAGAAGGGCAGAGGGCTCAGTCCACCCctgaggggctgggggcagcCCTGGGGCCTCCAGCTTAGTTGCCACTTCCCACAGGCCATTGTGCTGGTGCTCTTTGGCGCTCTTCTGGGCCTGAGCCTCTACGGAGCCACCTTGGTGCAAGACGGCCTGGCCCTGACGGATGTGGTGCCCCGGGGCACCAAGGAGCATGCCTTCCTGAGCGCCCAGCTCAGGTACTTCTCCCTGTACGAGGTGGCCCTGGTGACCCAGGGTGGCTTTGACTACGCCCACTCCCAACGCGCCCTCTTTGATCTGCACCAGCGCTTCAGTTCCCTCAAGGCAGTGCTGCCCCCACCGGCCACCCAGGCACCCCGCACCTGGCTGCACTATTACCGCAGCTGGCTACAGGGTGAGAGGCGAGGAGACTGGCAGGGAGGGGTGCTGCAGGGAGAAACGCCCTGGGGCCACCAGCCAAGAGAACTCTATCCTGGTCTCCCCTAGGAATCCAGGCTGCCTTTGACCAGGACTGGGCTTCTGGGCGCATCACCCGCCACTCGTACCGCAATGGCTCTGAGGATGGGGCCCTGGCCTACAAGCTGCTCATCCAGACCGGAGACGCCCAGGAGCCTCTGGATTTCAGCCAGGTTGGGAGAGGGCTGGAGGGGTGGAGTAGCACAGGGGCTGCAGGCCTCCTGGGCCCAGGCCTTCAGCCCTCTCTGCCTCTGCAGCTGACCACAAGGAAGCTGGTAGACAGGGAGGGACTGATTCCACCCGAGCTCTTCTACATGGGGCTGACCGTGTGGGTGAGCAGTGACCCCCTGGGTCTGGCAGCCTCACAGGCCAACTTCTACCCCCCACCTCCTGAATGGCTGCACGACAAATACGACACCACGGGGGAGAACCTTCGCAGTGAGTCCTGGGGGGAGCTCAGCAAGAGCCTCAGCCTCACCCACACAAACCCTGAGCCTGAGGCCCTGCCCGCTCTGCCCCGTGCTCACTGCCCcgtccctctccctcttctccctttccctcccctccgcAGTCCCGCCGGCTCAGCCCTTGGAGTTTGCCCAGTTCCCCTTCCTGCTGCGTGGCCTCCAGAAGACTGCAGACTTTGTGGAGGCCATCGAGGGGGCCCGGGCAGCATGTGCAGAGGccggccaggctggggtgcacgcCTACCCCAGCGGCTCCCCCTTCCTCTTCTGGGAGCAGTATCTGGGCCTGCGACGCTGCTTCCTTCTGGCAGTCTGCATCCTGCTGGTGTGCACATTCCTCGTCTGTGCCCTGCTGCTCCTCAACCCCTGGACGGCTGGCCTCATAGTGAGTGCTTGCAGGAGTGGAGACAGAGAGACCCAGAGGCACCTGCACCCTTCCCTGCCCAGCCTGTCTTCCCTCCTGCCAGGAGCCCTCCGTGAGCCTTGTCTCCCCCAGGTGCTGGTCCTGGCGATGATGACGGTGGAGCTCTTTGGTATCATGGGTTTCCTGGGCATCAAGCTGAGCGCCATCCCCGTGGTGATCCTCGTGGCCTCTGTAGGCATCGGTGTTGAGTTCACAGTCCACATGGCTCTGGTGAGCACAGGCACCCCGGGGAGGGACCAGTCAGCTGATTCAGTATTCAACGCATATTGTTCAAGCCCCTACGATGTGCTAGGTACTGTTTAAGgatttggggccaggcgcggtggctcacgcctgtaatcccagcactttgggaggccaaggcaggcagatcacgaggtcaggagatcaagaccatcctggctaacacggtgaaaccctgtctctactaaaaatacaaaaaattagccgagcatggtgttgggcacctgtagtcccagctacttgggaggctgaggcaggagaatggtgtgaacccaggaggcggagcttgcagtgagtcaagatcgcgccactacactccagcctgggcgacagagcgagactccatctaaaaaaaaaaaaaaaaaaaaaaaaaaaaaaaaaaatttgggctggctggacatggtggctcacgcctgtaatcccagcactttgggaggccaaggcaggtggatcacctgaggtcagaagtttgaaaccagtccggccaacatggtaaaaccccatctctactaaaaatacaaaaaattagccaggcgtggtggcacatgccagtaatcccagctactttggagactgaggcaggagacttgcttgaacctgggaggcagaggttgcggtgagctgagatcgagccattgcactccagcctgggcaacaagagtgaaactctccgtctcaaaaaaagaagaagaagaagaagaagaatttgggctgggcacagtggctcatgcctgtaattgggATGATGCTggggcattttgggaggccaaggcaggaggatcccctgaagtcaggagttcaagactagctggccaacatggcaaaatcccgtctctactgaaaatacaaaatttagccgggcgtggtggtacatgcctgtaatcctagctactcaggaggctgaggcaggaaagtcgcttgaacccaggaggcagaggttacagtgagccaaatcgtatcactgcactccagcctgggcaaaagagcaagattcaatctcaaaaaggaaaagaatttggaaaataaaaataaaaaagaataagggaTATAATAGCAATACAGTTTTTTACCTCCAAGGAACTTATATTCTAGGGATATAGACAataagggctgggtgtggtggctcatgcctgtaatcctagcactttgggatgccgaggtgggcacatcacttgaagtcaggggttccagaccagcctggccgacatggtgaaaccccgtctctactaaaaatacgaaaattagctgggtgtgggggtgagcgcctgtaatcccagctacttggggaggctgaggcaggagaatcacttgaacccgggagggcggaggttgccatgagccaagaccacgccactgcactccaacctgggcaacagagcaggactctgtctcaaaaaaaaaaaaaaaaaagtaaataattagctgggcatggtggcacgtgcctgtagtcccagccacttgggaggttgaggcgggaggatcacttgaacctcagagtttgaggttgcagtgagccatgattataccactgcactccagcctgagcaacacagtaagatcctgtctcaaaaaaaaaaaaaaaaaaaaaagggatggtaGCGGATGGCAATGTGGGCTTAATGGAGGGGTTCTACAGAGATATCAGAGATACACAGATGCCAGAACCAAGGAGGGCCTTACCCAGGGCTGCATATTCTCTGACAGAGGAAAGGGGGGACCCACAGACCAGCCAGACTCCACAAAcagctcccttcccttcccccaccaaaTATCTCTATTATTATTCTGATTGTAAGAACAATATATGGTCCTTGAAAACAAAGTCAGTATGCAGAAAGGTACAAAAGAAGAATTAGAAATCCTCTGAAACACTACTCTGAGAAATAACTGTTATCACTTTGGCATCCCTCTTCTTGAAGGACTAGTGGTTGGCAAACTTCTTCTATTTATAGGACCAAATAGTAACCATTTGTGGCTTGGTAGGCCATAGAGTCTCTGCTGCAACTCTGCCATAGAAACACAAAATTGTCTAGACAATACATTAACCAATGGGTATGGCTGTTTCaacaaaatttcatttacaaaacaaGTAACAGGCTGTAGTCTGCCCAacctatttttgttgtttgtttgtttgtttgaaacagtttcactctgttgtgcaggctgga
This region of Macaca fascicularis isolate 582-1 chromosome 1, T2T-MFA8v1.1 genomic DNA includes:
- the PTCH2 gene encoding protein patched homolog 2 isoform X6, producing MTRSPPLRELPPSYTPPARTAAPQILAGSLKAPLWLRAYFQGLLFSLGCGIQRHCGKVLFLGLLAFGALALGLRVAIIETNLEQLWVEVGSRVSQELHYTKEKLGEEAAYTSQMLIQTARQEGENILTPEALGLHLQAALTASKVQVSLYGKSWDLNKICYKSGVPLIENGMIERMIEKLFPCVILTPLDCFWEGAKLQGGSAYLPGRPDIQWTNLDPEQLLEELGPFASLEGFRELLDKAQVGQAYVGRPCLHPDDLHCPPSAPNHHSRQAPNVAHELSGGCHGFSHKFMHWQEELLLGGMARDPQGQLLRAEALQSTFLLMSPRQLYEHFRGDYQTHDIGWSEEQAGTVLQAWQRRFVQLAQEALPENASQQIHAFSSTTLDDILHAFSEVSAARVVGGYLLMLAYACVTMLRWDCAQSQGAVGLAGVLLVALAVASGLGLCALLGITFNAATTQVLPFLALGIGVDDVFLLAHAFTEALPGTPLQERMGECLQRTGTSVVLTSINNMAAFLMAALVPIPALRAFSLQAAIVVGCTFVAVMLVFPAILSLDLRRRHCQRLDVLCCFSSPCSARVIQILPQELEDETVPVGIAHLTATVQAFTHCEASSQHVVTILPPQAHLVPPPSDPLGSEVFSPGGSTRDLLGQEEETRQKAACKSLPCARWNLAHFARYQFAPLLLQSHAKAIVLVLFGALLGLSLYGATLVQDGLALTDVVPRGTKEHAFLSAQLRYFSLYEVALVTQGGFDYAHSQRALFDLHQRFSSLKAVLPPPATQAPRTWLHYYRSWLQGIQAAFDQDWASGRITRHSYRNGSEDGALAYKLLIQTGDAQEPLDFSQVGRGLEGWSSTGAAGLLGPGLQPSLPLQLTTRKLVDREGLIPPELFYMGLTVWVSSDPLGLAASQANFYPPPPEWLHDKYDTTGENLRIPPAQPLEFAQFPFLLRGLQKTADFVEAIEGARAACAEAGQAGVHAYPSGSPFLFWEQYLGLRRCFLLAVCILLVCTFLVCALLLLNPWTAGLIVLVLAMMTVELFGIMGFLGIKLSAIPVVILVASVGIGVEFTVHMALGFLTTQGSRNLRAARALEHTFAPVTDGAISTLLGLLMLAGSHFDFIVRYFFAALTVLTLLGLLHGLVLLPVLLSILGPPPEVIQMYKESPEVLSPPAPQGGGLRWGASPSLSQSFARVTTSMTVAIHPPPLPGAYVHPASDEHPWSPATTSVPGDQVQPLGEKSS
- the PTCH2 gene encoding protein patched homolog 2 isoform X24, coding for MGGRRPGQLPFLKLQPPPGHCSRHLEPCCASRASNSVCARNPFLLQPPRPTAHRAGEPRRRAPGPQLPALLPRSRLNTGTPQSLPRLRLGGPTESPRGAQRYWETGLAYGSAQITRVGGARAPHPRQHDSIAAPQRAAPELHTPSSNRSTPVGSRVSQELHYTKEKLGEEAAYTSQMLIQTARQEGENILTPEALGLHLQAALTASKVQVSLYGKSWDLNKICYKSGVPLIENGMIERMIEKLFPCVILTPLDCFWEGAKLQGGSAYLPGRPDIQWTNLDPEQLLEELGPFASLEGFRELLDKAQVGQAYVGRPCLHPDDLHCPPSAPNHHSRQAPNVAHELSGGCHGFSHKFMHWQEELLLGGMARDPQGQLLRAEALQSTFLLMSPRQLYEHFRGDYQTHDIGWSEEQAGTVLQAWQRRFVQLAQEALPENASQQIHAFSSTTLDDILHAFSEVSAARVVGGYLLMLAYACVTMLRWDCAQSQGAVGLAGVLLVALAVASGLGLCALLGITFNAATTQVLPFLALGIGVDDVFLLAHAFTEALPGTPLQERMGECLQRTGTSVVLTSINNMAAFLMAALVPIPALRAFSLQAAIVVGCTFVAVMLVFPAILSLDLRRRHCQRLDVLCCFSSPCSARVIQILPQELEDETVPVGIAHLTATVQAFTHCEASSQHVVTILPPQAHLVPPPSDPLGSEVFSPGGSTRDLLGQEEETRQKAACKSLPCARWNLAHFARYQFAPLLLQSHAKESRLPLTRTGLLGASPATRTAMALRMGPWPTSCSSRPETPRSLWISARLGEGWRGGVAQGLQASWAQAFSPLCLCS
- the PTCH2 gene encoding protein patched homolog 2 isoform X11, translating into MTRSPPLRELPPSYTPPARTAAPQILAGSLKAPLWLRAYFQGLLFSLGCGIQRHCGKVLFLGLLAFGALALGLRVAIIETNLEQLWVEVGSRVSQELHYTKEKLGEEAAYTSQMLIQTARQEGENILTPEALGLHLQAALTASKVQVSLYGKSWDLNKICYKSGVPLIENGMIERMIEKLFPCVILTPLDCFWEGAKLQGGSAYLPGRPDIQWTNLDPEQLLEELGPFASLEGFRELLDKAQVGQAYVGRPCLHPDDLHCPPSAPNHHSRQAPNVAHELSGGCHGFSHKFMHWQEELLLGGMARDPQGQLLRAEALQSTFLLMSPRQLYEHFRGDYQTHDIGWSEEQAGTVLQAWQRRFVQLAQEALPENASQQIHAFSSTTLDDILHAFSEVSAARVVGGYLLMLAYACVTMLRWDCAQSQGAVGLAGVLLVALAVASGLGLCALLGITFNAATTQVLPFLALGIGVDDVFLLAHAFTEALPGTPLQERMGECLQRTGTSVVLTSINNMAAFLMAALVPIPALRAFSLQAAIVVGCTFVAVMLVFPAILSLDLRRRHCQRLDVLCCFSSPCSARVIQILPQELEDETVPVGIAHLTATVQAFTHCEASSQHVVTILPPQAHLVPPPSDPLGSEVFSPGGSTRDLLGQEEETRQKAACKSLPCARWNLAHFARYQFAPLLLQSHAKAIVLVLFGALLGLSLYGATLVQDGLALTDVVPRGTKEHAFLSAQLRYFSLYEVALVTQGGFDYAHSQRALFDLHQRFSSLKAVLPPPATQAPRTWLHYYRSWLQGIQAAFDQDWASGRITRHSYRNGSEDGALAYKLLIQTGDAQEPLDFSQLTTRKLVDREGLIPPELFYMGLTVWVSSDPLGLAASQANFYPPPPEWLHDKYDTTGENLRIPPAQPLEFAQFPFLLRGLQKTADFVEAIEGARAACAEAGQAGVHAYPSGSPFLFWEQYLGLRRCFLLAVCILLVCTFLVCALLLLNPWTAGLIVLVLAMMTVELFGIMGFLGIKLSAIPVVILVASVGIGVEFTVHMALGFLTTQGSRNLRAARALEHTFAPVTDGAISTLLGLLMLAGSHFDFIVRYFFAALTVLTLLGLLHGLVLLPVLLSILGPPPEVIQMYKESPEVLSPPAPQGGGLRWGASPSLSQSFARVTTSMTVAIHPPPLPGAYVHPASDEHPWSPATTSVPGDQVQPLGEKSS